The following coding sequences lie in one Vitis vinifera cultivar Pinot Noir 40024 chromosome 19, ASM3070453v1 genomic window:
- the LOC104877551 gene encoding probable disease resistance protein At4g27220 isoform X1, which yields MEVQLVKDGAQQIEQEAGERRYFSRLSFLSQFEANMNKVDEMFELGNFPNEILIDVHQDEGNALLTAQLIGETTAKRNLENIWTCLEKGEIQSIGVWGMGGIGKTTVVTHIHNRLLENRDTFGHVYWVTVSKDSSIRRLQDAIARKIYLDFSKEEDEKIRAALLSKALLREKKFVLVLDDVWEVYAPREVGIPIGVDGGKLIITTRSRDVCLRMGCKEIIKMEPLSEVEAWELFNKTLERYNALSQKEKEIAKDIIKECGGLPLAIVTTARSMSVVYSIAGWRNALNELREHVKGHTIDMEKDVFKILEFSYNRLNNEKLQECLLYCALFPEDYEIRRVSLIGYWIAEGLVEEMGSWQAERDRGHAILDKLENVCLLERCHNGKYVKMHDVIRDMAINITKKNSRFMVKIIRNLEDLSSKIEWSNNNVERVSLMPSDELSTLMFVPNWPKLSTLFLQKDKFPSPFQHTLDSLPNSFFVHMLGLRVLDLSCTNIALLPDSIYDKVNLRALILCYCPNLKRVGSLAKLKELRVLDISENEMETIPDGIEKLVHLKHFRWSLSLDCFNPLSNPLSNLFSNLVQLQCLRLVDRRLPDVGVEELSGLRKLEILEVKFSSLHNFNSYMMTEHYRRLTHYHVGLNGFGHFQSRLNGSCKEVTVNACNLEGGKDNDDYHLVLPTNVQFFKIEECHLPTGLLDVSQSLKMATDLKACLISRCKGIEYLWSVEDCIASLNTLCLHKLPSLRVLFKLRPSDIVSCSSLKRLHVSNCDNLKHLFTPELVKYHLKNLQSIHVHNCSQMEDLIVAAEVEEEEEEEVINQRRNLILCFPTLQSLILEGLPKLKSIWKGTMTCDSLQLTVWNCPELRRLPLSVQINDGSGERRASTPALKQIRGQKEWWDGLEWNTPHAKSIFEPFTTFQTDENPFTSPILFAFINDVQDIFEDVCFLDRLFDARRMRNQFRRFLIEQHDIKMHLYMHIDPFMNNLQDTKSFRLFFF from the exons ATGGAAGTGCAACTTGTGAAAGACGGTGCACAACAGATAGAGCAGGAAGCTGGAGAGAGAAGATATTTTTCAAGATTAAGTTTCCTAAGCCAATTTGAAGCGAATATGAACAAGGTAGATGAGATGTTTGAGTTGGGGAATTTTCCTAATGAGATTTTAATTGATGTACATCAAGATGAAGGAAATGCATTGTTAACAGCACAGCTAATAGGTGAAACTACAgccaaaagaaatttggagaacATTTGGACATGCTTAGAGAAAGGTGAAATCCAAAGCATTGGAGTTTGGGGAATGGGAGGGATTGGCAAAACAACTGTCGTTACTCATATTCACAATCGGCTCTTGGAAAATAGGGACACTTTCGGCCATGTCTATTGGGTGACTGTATCAAAAGACTCCAGCATTCGTAGGTTGCAGGATGCTATTgctagaaaaatatatttagatttCTCAAAAGAGGAAGATGAAAAGATAAGAGCTGCTTTATTATCAAAAGCATTGCTAAGGGAAAAGAAATTTGTTCTTGTATTAGATGATGTATGGGAAGTTTATGCCCCACGGGAGGTTGGAATTCCAATTGGAGTTGATGGAGGAAAACTGATCATAACCACCAGATCAAGGGATGTGTGCCTAAGAATGGGATGCAAAGAAATTATCAAAATGGAACCACTTTCTGAGGTAGAAGCATGGGAGCTTTTCAACAAAACACTTGAGCGGTACAATGCACtgagtcaaaaagaaaaagaaatagccAAGGATATTATCAAGGAATGTGGCGGTTTGCCTCTTGCCATTGTCACTACAGCTAGAAGTATGAGTGTTGTGTATAGCATTGCTGGATGGAGAAATGCATTGAATGAGTTGAGGGAACATGTTAAAGGGCACACAATCGACATGGAAAAGGatgtatttaaaatattggaattCAGCTACAATCGCTTGAATAATGAAAAACTTCAAGAATGTTTATTGTACTGTGCATTGTTTCCTGAAGATTATGAGATTAGAAGAGTGTCTTTGATCGGATACTGGATTGCTGAGGGGTTGGTAGAAGAAATGGGAAGTTGGCAAGCAGAGCGTGATAGAGGGCATGCTATATTGGACAAACTTgaaaatgtgtgtttgttggaaaGATGTCATAATGGAAAATATGTAAAGATGCATGATGTGATCAGGGACATGGCTATCAACATAACGAAAAAGAATTCTCGATTCATGGTGAAAATCATAAGAAATCTGGAAGATCTCTCAAGCAAGATAGAGTGGTCAAATAATAATGTAGAAAGAGTTTCATTAATGCCAAGCGACGAACTTTCAACTTTGATGTTTGTACCAAACTGGCCTAAGCTTTCCACCCTGTTTCTTCAAAAAGACAAGTTTCCTAGTCCATTTCAGCATACTCTAGATAGTCTTCCAAATTCCTTCTTTGTGCACATGCTGGGCCTTAGAGTTCTGGACCTGTCATGCACAAACATTGCATTGCTACCAGATTCTATCTATGACAAAGTGAATCTTCGAGCTCTAATTCTTTGTTATTGTCCAAATTTAAAGCGGGTAGGTTCATTGGCAAAGCTTAAAGAATTAAGAGTGTTGGATATCAGTGAAAATGAAATGGAAACAATACCTGATGGTATAGAGAAATTGGTCCACCTTAAACATTTTCGTTGGTCCTTATCTCTCGACTGTTTCAATCCTCTTTCCAATCCTCTTTCCAATCTTTTTTCCAATCTTGTTCAACTGCAGTGTCTAAGACTTGTTGATCGAAGACTTCCGGATGTAGGAGTGGAGGAGCTGAGTGGGTTGAGAAAGTTGGAGATCCTTGAAGTCAAGTTTTCCAGTCTACACAATTTCAATAGCTACATGATGACAGAACACTACCGAAGACTTACTCACTATCATGTTGGATTAAATGGATTCGGACATTTTCAATCACGACTAAATGGAAGTTGTAAAGAAGTAACAGTGAATGCATGTAATCTGGAAGGAGGAAAAGACAATGATGACTACCATCTTGTGCTCCCTACCAATGTCCAGTTTTTCAAGATAGAAGAATGCCATCTTCCCACTGGCTTATTGGACGTTTCTCAATCCCTCAAGATGGCGACAGATTTAAAAGCATGTTTGATATCAAGATGCAAGGGGATAGAATACTTGTGGTCGGTAGAGGACTGCATTGCCTCATTAAACACATTGTGTCTTCATAAATTGCCAAGCTTAAGGGTTCTCTTCAAATTGAGACCAAGCGATATTGTAAGTTGTTCCAGTCTCAAGAGATTGCACGTGAGTAACTGTGACAATCTCAAGCACTTGTTCACGCCTGAGTTAGTGAAGTACCACCTCAAAAACCTTCAAAGCATTCATGTCCACAATTGCAGCCAAATGGAGGATCTAATAGTAGCAGCAgaggtagaagaagaagaagaagaagaagtcaTTAATCAAAGGCGTAATCTCATCCTCTGTTTCCCAACCTTACAGAGTTTGATATTGGAAGGTCTACCAAAATTGAAGAGCATATGGAAGGGAACAATGACTTGTGATTCTCTACAACTTACAGTATGGAATTGCCCAGAGCTTAGAAGGCTTCCTCTTTCTGTGCAAATAAACGATGGTAGTGGAGAAAGACGAGCTTCAACACCGGCCCTCAAACAAATCAGAGGACAAAAAGAGTGGTGGGATGGGTTGGAATGGAACACACCTCATGCCAAATCTATATTTGAACCCTTTACTACGTTTCAAACGGACGAGAATCCTTTTACG TCGCCGATACTATTTGCTTTCATAAATGATGTACAAGATATTTTTGAAGATGT GTGTTTTTTGGATAGGTTGTTTGATGCTCGGAGGATGCGAAATCAATTCAGAAGATTCTTGATTGAGCAACATGACATCAAAATGCATTTGTATATGCATATTGATCCTTTTATGAACAATTTGCAAGACACTAAAAGTttcagacttttttttttttaa
- the LOC104877551 gene encoding probable disease resistance protein At4g27220 isoform X2, with protein sequence MEVQLVKDGAQQIEQEAGERRYFSRLSFLSQFEANMNKVDEMFELGNFPNEILIDVHQDEGNALLTAQLIGETTAKRNLENIWTCLEKGEIQSIGVWGMGGIGKTTVVTHIHNRLLENRDTFGHVYWVTVSKDSSIRRLQDAIARKIYLDFSKEEDEKIRAALLSKALLREKKFVLVLDDVWEVYAPREVGIPIGVDGGKLIITTRSRDVCLRMGCKEIIKMEPLSEVEAWELFNKTLERYNALSQKEKEIAKDIIKECGGLPLAIVTTARSMSVVYSIAGWRNALNELREHVKGHTIDMEKDVFKILEFSYNRLNNEKLQECLLYCALFPEDYEIRRVSLIGYWIAEGLVEEMGSWQAERDRGHAILDKLENVCLLERCHNGKYVKMHDVIRDMAINITKKNSRFMVKIIRNLEDLSSKIEWSNNNVERVSLMPSDELSTLMFVPNWPKLSTLFLQKDKFPSPFQHTLDSLPNSFFVHMLGLRVLDLSCTNIALLPDSIYDKVNLRALILCYCPNLKRVGSLAKLKELRVLDISENEMETIPDGIEKLVHLKHFRWSLSLDCFNPLSNPLSNLFSNLVQLQCLRLVDRRLPDVGVEELSGLRKLEILEVKFSSLHNFNSYMMTEHYRRLTHYHVGLNGFGHFQSRLNGSCKEVTVNACNLEGGKDNDDYHLVLPTNVQFFKIEECHLPTGLLDVSQSLKMATDLKACLISRCKGIEYLWSVEDCIASLNTLCLHKLPSLRVLFKLRPSDIVSCSSLKRLHVSNCDNLKHLFTPELVKYHLKNLQSIHVHNCSQMEDLIVAAEVEEEEEEEVINQRRNLILCFPTLQSLILEGLPKLKSIWKGTMTCDSLQLTVWNCPELRRLPLSVQINDGSGERRASTPALKQIRGQKEWWDGLEWNTPHAKSIFEPFTTFQTDENPFTSPILFAFINDVQDIFEDV encoded by the exons ATGGAAGTGCAACTTGTGAAAGACGGTGCACAACAGATAGAGCAGGAAGCTGGAGAGAGAAGATATTTTTCAAGATTAAGTTTCCTAAGCCAATTTGAAGCGAATATGAACAAGGTAGATGAGATGTTTGAGTTGGGGAATTTTCCTAATGAGATTTTAATTGATGTACATCAAGATGAAGGAAATGCATTGTTAACAGCACAGCTAATAGGTGAAACTACAgccaaaagaaatttggagaacATTTGGACATGCTTAGAGAAAGGTGAAATCCAAAGCATTGGAGTTTGGGGAATGGGAGGGATTGGCAAAACAACTGTCGTTACTCATATTCACAATCGGCTCTTGGAAAATAGGGACACTTTCGGCCATGTCTATTGGGTGACTGTATCAAAAGACTCCAGCATTCGTAGGTTGCAGGATGCTATTgctagaaaaatatatttagatttCTCAAAAGAGGAAGATGAAAAGATAAGAGCTGCTTTATTATCAAAAGCATTGCTAAGGGAAAAGAAATTTGTTCTTGTATTAGATGATGTATGGGAAGTTTATGCCCCACGGGAGGTTGGAATTCCAATTGGAGTTGATGGAGGAAAACTGATCATAACCACCAGATCAAGGGATGTGTGCCTAAGAATGGGATGCAAAGAAATTATCAAAATGGAACCACTTTCTGAGGTAGAAGCATGGGAGCTTTTCAACAAAACACTTGAGCGGTACAATGCACtgagtcaaaaagaaaaagaaatagccAAGGATATTATCAAGGAATGTGGCGGTTTGCCTCTTGCCATTGTCACTACAGCTAGAAGTATGAGTGTTGTGTATAGCATTGCTGGATGGAGAAATGCATTGAATGAGTTGAGGGAACATGTTAAAGGGCACACAATCGACATGGAAAAGGatgtatttaaaatattggaattCAGCTACAATCGCTTGAATAATGAAAAACTTCAAGAATGTTTATTGTACTGTGCATTGTTTCCTGAAGATTATGAGATTAGAAGAGTGTCTTTGATCGGATACTGGATTGCTGAGGGGTTGGTAGAAGAAATGGGAAGTTGGCAAGCAGAGCGTGATAGAGGGCATGCTATATTGGACAAACTTgaaaatgtgtgtttgttggaaaGATGTCATAATGGAAAATATGTAAAGATGCATGATGTGATCAGGGACATGGCTATCAACATAACGAAAAAGAATTCTCGATTCATGGTGAAAATCATAAGAAATCTGGAAGATCTCTCAAGCAAGATAGAGTGGTCAAATAATAATGTAGAAAGAGTTTCATTAATGCCAAGCGACGAACTTTCAACTTTGATGTTTGTACCAAACTGGCCTAAGCTTTCCACCCTGTTTCTTCAAAAAGACAAGTTTCCTAGTCCATTTCAGCATACTCTAGATAGTCTTCCAAATTCCTTCTTTGTGCACATGCTGGGCCTTAGAGTTCTGGACCTGTCATGCACAAACATTGCATTGCTACCAGATTCTATCTATGACAAAGTGAATCTTCGAGCTCTAATTCTTTGTTATTGTCCAAATTTAAAGCGGGTAGGTTCATTGGCAAAGCTTAAAGAATTAAGAGTGTTGGATATCAGTGAAAATGAAATGGAAACAATACCTGATGGTATAGAGAAATTGGTCCACCTTAAACATTTTCGTTGGTCCTTATCTCTCGACTGTTTCAATCCTCTTTCCAATCCTCTTTCCAATCTTTTTTCCAATCTTGTTCAACTGCAGTGTCTAAGACTTGTTGATCGAAGACTTCCGGATGTAGGAGTGGAGGAGCTGAGTGGGTTGAGAAAGTTGGAGATCCTTGAAGTCAAGTTTTCCAGTCTACACAATTTCAATAGCTACATGATGACAGAACACTACCGAAGACTTACTCACTATCATGTTGGATTAAATGGATTCGGACATTTTCAATCACGACTAAATGGAAGTTGTAAAGAAGTAACAGTGAATGCATGTAATCTGGAAGGAGGAAAAGACAATGATGACTACCATCTTGTGCTCCCTACCAATGTCCAGTTTTTCAAGATAGAAGAATGCCATCTTCCCACTGGCTTATTGGACGTTTCTCAATCCCTCAAGATGGCGACAGATTTAAAAGCATGTTTGATATCAAGATGCAAGGGGATAGAATACTTGTGGTCGGTAGAGGACTGCATTGCCTCATTAAACACATTGTGTCTTCATAAATTGCCAAGCTTAAGGGTTCTCTTCAAATTGAGACCAAGCGATATTGTAAGTTGTTCCAGTCTCAAGAGATTGCACGTGAGTAACTGTGACAATCTCAAGCACTTGTTCACGCCTGAGTTAGTGAAGTACCACCTCAAAAACCTTCAAAGCATTCATGTCCACAATTGCAGCCAAATGGAGGATCTAATAGTAGCAGCAgaggtagaagaagaagaagaagaagaagtcaTTAATCAAAGGCGTAATCTCATCCTCTGTTTCCCAACCTTACAGAGTTTGATATTGGAAGGTCTACCAAAATTGAAGAGCATATGGAAGGGAACAATGACTTGTGATTCTCTACAACTTACAGTATGGAATTGCCCAGAGCTTAGAAGGCTTCCTCTTTCTGTGCAAATAAACGATGGTAGTGGAGAAAGACGAGCTTCAACACCGGCCCTCAAACAAATCAGAGGACAAAAAGAGTGGTGGGATGGGTTGGAATGGAACACACCTCATGCCAAATCTATATTTGAACCCTTTACTACGTTTCAAACGGACGAGAATCCTTTTACG TCGCCGATACTATTTGCTTTCATAAATGATGTACAAGATATTTTTGAAGATGTGTAA
- the LOC104877551 gene encoding probable disease resistance protein At4g27220 isoform X3, translating into MEVQLVKDGAQQIEQEAGERRYFSRLSFLSQFEANMNKVDEMFELGNFPNEILIDVHQDEGNALLTAQLIGETTAKRNLENIWTCLEKGEIQSIGVWGMGGIGKTTVVTHIHNRLLENRDTFGHVYWVTVSKDSSIRRLQDAIARKIYLDFSKEEDEKIRAALLSKALLREKKFVLVLDDVWEVYAPREVGIPIGVDGGKLIITTRSRDVCLRMGCKEIIKMEPLSEVEAWELFNKTLERYNALSQKEKEIAKDIIKECGGLPLAIVTTARSMSVVYSIAGWRNALNELREHVKGHTIDMEKDVFKILEFSYNRLNNEKLQECLLYCALFPEDYEIRRVSLIGYWIAEGLVEEMGSWQAERDRGHAILDKLENVCLLERCHNGKYVKMHDVIRDMAINITKKNSRFMVKIIRNLEDLSSKIEWSNNNVERVSLMPSDELSTLMFVPNWPKLSTLFLQKDKFPSPFQHTLDSLPNSFFVHMLGLRVLDLSCTNIALLPDSIYDKVNLRALILCYCPNLKRVGSLAKLKELRVLDISENEMETIPDGIEKLVHLKHFRWSLSLDCFNPLSNPLSNLFSNLVQLQCLRLVDRRLPDVGVEELSGLRKLEILEVKFSSLHNFNSYMMTEHYRRLTHYHVGLNGFGHFQSRLNGSCKEVTVNACNLEGGKDNDDYHLVLPTNVQFFKIEECHLPTGLLDVSQSLKMATDLKACLISRCKGIEYLWSVEDCIASLNTLCLHKLPSLRVLFKLRPSDIVSCSSLKRLHVSNCDNLKHLFTPELVKYHLKNLQSIHVHNCSQMEDLIVAAEVEEEEEEEVINQRRNLILCFPTLQSLILEGLPKLKSIWKGTMTCDSLQLTVWNCPELRRLPLSVQINDGSGERRASTPALKQIRGQKEWWDGLEWNTPHAKSIFEPFTTFQTDENPFTVFFG; encoded by the exons ATGGAAGTGCAACTTGTGAAAGACGGTGCACAACAGATAGAGCAGGAAGCTGGAGAGAGAAGATATTTTTCAAGATTAAGTTTCCTAAGCCAATTTGAAGCGAATATGAACAAGGTAGATGAGATGTTTGAGTTGGGGAATTTTCCTAATGAGATTTTAATTGATGTACATCAAGATGAAGGAAATGCATTGTTAACAGCACAGCTAATAGGTGAAACTACAgccaaaagaaatttggagaacATTTGGACATGCTTAGAGAAAGGTGAAATCCAAAGCATTGGAGTTTGGGGAATGGGAGGGATTGGCAAAACAACTGTCGTTACTCATATTCACAATCGGCTCTTGGAAAATAGGGACACTTTCGGCCATGTCTATTGGGTGACTGTATCAAAAGACTCCAGCATTCGTAGGTTGCAGGATGCTATTgctagaaaaatatatttagatttCTCAAAAGAGGAAGATGAAAAGATAAGAGCTGCTTTATTATCAAAAGCATTGCTAAGGGAAAAGAAATTTGTTCTTGTATTAGATGATGTATGGGAAGTTTATGCCCCACGGGAGGTTGGAATTCCAATTGGAGTTGATGGAGGAAAACTGATCATAACCACCAGATCAAGGGATGTGTGCCTAAGAATGGGATGCAAAGAAATTATCAAAATGGAACCACTTTCTGAGGTAGAAGCATGGGAGCTTTTCAACAAAACACTTGAGCGGTACAATGCACtgagtcaaaaagaaaaagaaatagccAAGGATATTATCAAGGAATGTGGCGGTTTGCCTCTTGCCATTGTCACTACAGCTAGAAGTATGAGTGTTGTGTATAGCATTGCTGGATGGAGAAATGCATTGAATGAGTTGAGGGAACATGTTAAAGGGCACACAATCGACATGGAAAAGGatgtatttaaaatattggaattCAGCTACAATCGCTTGAATAATGAAAAACTTCAAGAATGTTTATTGTACTGTGCATTGTTTCCTGAAGATTATGAGATTAGAAGAGTGTCTTTGATCGGATACTGGATTGCTGAGGGGTTGGTAGAAGAAATGGGAAGTTGGCAAGCAGAGCGTGATAGAGGGCATGCTATATTGGACAAACTTgaaaatgtgtgtttgttggaaaGATGTCATAATGGAAAATATGTAAAGATGCATGATGTGATCAGGGACATGGCTATCAACATAACGAAAAAGAATTCTCGATTCATGGTGAAAATCATAAGAAATCTGGAAGATCTCTCAAGCAAGATAGAGTGGTCAAATAATAATGTAGAAAGAGTTTCATTAATGCCAAGCGACGAACTTTCAACTTTGATGTTTGTACCAAACTGGCCTAAGCTTTCCACCCTGTTTCTTCAAAAAGACAAGTTTCCTAGTCCATTTCAGCATACTCTAGATAGTCTTCCAAATTCCTTCTTTGTGCACATGCTGGGCCTTAGAGTTCTGGACCTGTCATGCACAAACATTGCATTGCTACCAGATTCTATCTATGACAAAGTGAATCTTCGAGCTCTAATTCTTTGTTATTGTCCAAATTTAAAGCGGGTAGGTTCATTGGCAAAGCTTAAAGAATTAAGAGTGTTGGATATCAGTGAAAATGAAATGGAAACAATACCTGATGGTATAGAGAAATTGGTCCACCTTAAACATTTTCGTTGGTCCTTATCTCTCGACTGTTTCAATCCTCTTTCCAATCCTCTTTCCAATCTTTTTTCCAATCTTGTTCAACTGCAGTGTCTAAGACTTGTTGATCGAAGACTTCCGGATGTAGGAGTGGAGGAGCTGAGTGGGTTGAGAAAGTTGGAGATCCTTGAAGTCAAGTTTTCCAGTCTACACAATTTCAATAGCTACATGATGACAGAACACTACCGAAGACTTACTCACTATCATGTTGGATTAAATGGATTCGGACATTTTCAATCACGACTAAATGGAAGTTGTAAAGAAGTAACAGTGAATGCATGTAATCTGGAAGGAGGAAAAGACAATGATGACTACCATCTTGTGCTCCCTACCAATGTCCAGTTTTTCAAGATAGAAGAATGCCATCTTCCCACTGGCTTATTGGACGTTTCTCAATCCCTCAAGATGGCGACAGATTTAAAAGCATGTTTGATATCAAGATGCAAGGGGATAGAATACTTGTGGTCGGTAGAGGACTGCATTGCCTCATTAAACACATTGTGTCTTCATAAATTGCCAAGCTTAAGGGTTCTCTTCAAATTGAGACCAAGCGATATTGTAAGTTGTTCCAGTCTCAAGAGATTGCACGTGAGTAACTGTGACAATCTCAAGCACTTGTTCACGCCTGAGTTAGTGAAGTACCACCTCAAAAACCTTCAAAGCATTCATGTCCACAATTGCAGCCAAATGGAGGATCTAATAGTAGCAGCAgaggtagaagaagaagaagaagaagaagtcaTTAATCAAAGGCGTAATCTCATCCTCTGTTTCCCAACCTTACAGAGTTTGATATTGGAAGGTCTACCAAAATTGAAGAGCATATGGAAGGGAACAATGACTTGTGATTCTCTACAACTTACAGTATGGAATTGCCCAGAGCTTAGAAGGCTTCCTCTTTCTGTGCAAATAAACGATGGTAGTGGAGAAAGACGAGCTTCAACACCGGCCCTCAAACAAATCAGAGGACAAAAAGAGTGGTGGGATGGGTTGGAATGGAACACACCTCATGCCAAATCTATATTTGAACCCTTTACTACGTTTCAAACGGACGAGAATCCTTTTACG GTGTTTTTTGGATAG